From a region of the Thermosipho melanesiensis BI429 genome:
- a CDS encoding lysylphosphatidylglycerol synthase transmembrane domain-containing protein encodes MKGIYRKTFISISISLAVIILFQFLNSFRLDLKMFLSFKFLFGVFILIAIYIIDAIRLKLLLHFFGYNVLIRETARNIIFGKFFSFITPMSIGGQPYQIYHLSKIGVKTEDATNIIISRTLEISFVILLLDVIFVRLILNAYPKSFGFGLIITGLLISLSISILIFLGFVNRKFLEKILIFFNRFLKNKQEKEKILEWIDSLQGSIKVLWLKNPWMLIFDTFLYFLTVCMYSYIMFLLVKNTINFWYLVGIMALLNSVAYYIPTPGSSGGIESTYQIVFTQIFGGAKAIETVMIFRIITFYIPLILSTILFPKFGINYNKEEG; translated from the coding sequence TTGAAGGGAATATATAGGAAAACGTTTATTTCTATTTCCATTAGTTTGGCGGTAATTATCCTGTTTCAATTTCTAAACTCATTTAGATTAGACTTAAAAATGTTTTTATCATTCAAATTTTTGTTTGGTGTTTTTATCTTGATAGCTATTTATATCATAGATGCGATTAGATTGAAGTTATTACTGCACTTTTTTGGATATAACGTATTAATACGTGAGACGGCTAGAAATATCATATTTGGTAAATTTTTCTCATTTATTACTCCTATGTCAATTGGTGGACAACCCTACCAAATTTATCATCTTTCAAAAATAGGTGTAAAGACAGAAGATGCGACTAATATAATAATTTCTAGGACATTGGAAATTTCCTTTGTAATACTTTTATTGGATGTAATTTTTGTAAGGCTAATTCTAAATGCATATCCAAAAAGTTTTGGTTTTGGTTTAATAATTACTGGGCTTTTAATAAGTCTTTCGATTTCAATTTTAATATTTTTAGGTTTTGTTAATAGAAAATTTTTGGAAAAAATTTTGATTTTTTTTAATAGATTTTTAAAGAATAAACAGGAAAAGGAAAAAATACTGGAGTGGATAGATTCTCTTCAGGGGAGTATAAAAGTTCTGTGGTTAAAAAATCCATGGATGTTGATTTTTGATACATTTCTTTATTTTTTAACAGTTTGTATGTATTCATACATTATGTTTTTGTTAGTAAAAAATACAATTAATTTTTGGTATTTGGTTGGAATAATGGCACTTTTAAATTCAGTAGCATATTATATACCCACACCAGGTTCAAGCGGTGGTATTGAAAGTACTTATCAAATAGTTTTTACCCAGATATTTGGTGGTGCAAAAGCAATTGAAACAGTAATGATTTTTAGGATCATAACTTTTTATATTCCATTGATTTTATCTACTATTTTGTTTCCAAAATTTGGTATTAATTACAATAAAGAGGAGGGGTAG